CTTTCTGTTTGTAGAACTCCGGCGTGGCGCCGGTGGGCGCTACACCCAATGCGTTGATGGCGATCACCTTCCCGGTTTCGGGATGATAGATCAGCGCTTGTGTTTCCCCGCCCCAGCTCAGTACGTCCCACATGGTGCAGGTTGCCGCGAGCATGGCGCAGGCCGCATCCACCGCATTGCCGCCGCGCTGGAAGATCATAGCGCCGGCAGTGGCTGCCAGCGGTTTGCCGGTAATGGCCATCCAGTGTTTGCCATGAAGCGGCGGTTTCTGGGTTTGCTGGGCAAGGCTTGTCAACGAAAAGGGAAGCAACAGGAGGAATAGAAAACGATACATAGCAGGATGATTGTTGGGCTAATTTAACAAATACCTGCCAGAGCTTTCCGGATATATGATCAGCGGGGAAGAGGCGGCAGTGGCGGGGGGGACCATGATTTTCTGCTGTTTTGTGGTTTCTCCGGTCATCAGAGAAAGCAGCAGCGGCCGGGGCGTGGCCGCTGCTGTTATCAGTGCTGTCAGGCTGGCTCACCGGTGCTGGTTTTACCGGGATGGAGGCATCCCGGTCACCGGCGCGCTTATCTGTTGATCAGTCCATACATCAATTCGCCAGTTTGTTCACCACCAGATCATCGTAATAAATATATCCGTCTGATGATGATTCCCAGTACGACTGGCTGCCGCCGCGGAAGGTGTGGAAGGTGAGCATCCGGATCAGGCGTTTGCTGTCATTCGTCGTCCAGCGGATGGTCTTATCCAGCAGTACATTGCCGTCGATGAGGATCTGTGCGCGGCCGTTGGTGCTGCTGCCGGTGTTGCTTTTGATATACATATGCACATGGTAGGTCTGCCCCCTGTTGAGGCTGCCGCTGGAGGGATAAGTGAGGCCCCAGGTCTCCCCGAATTGTCCGGACTGGTCGCGATAGTACACATAGGGCTGAAAGTACACGCGGCCGGAATTGTTCTGGTACCACATCATGCGGAGGGTGCCGCCATTGCCGTCCCAGGCGGGGTCGCCGCCGGTATTGCCATCACCGATGGAGAAGCCGAAGCCGATCTTGCCGCCGCGGCTCCAGTCGAATGCGCTGTGGAACCGGATGGTAAAATCAAGCTCATAGGCGGAGCCATCCGAGATGTCGATGTTGGAAATGAGGCCACCGGCGCCGGAGAGGGCATTTTTTAGCAGGGTAACGCGCAGGTTGCCATTGGAGATCATGGCGCGGGACTGGTTCCATCCGCTGACATTGCCAAAATCAGCCGCCGCCTGGGAAGAGGTGTACGTGCTTTGGTGCGGATAGCCGTTCCAGTTGACGGAAAAAGAACTGTTGATAGCCGCGATGCCAACGGCAGCGGATTGCTGATCCAGCGTGGAAGCGCTCAGCTTTTCTTCAGGGGCGTCCTGCTTTGTGCAGGAACCGGCCAGGAGGCCGAATACTACCAGGGGCAGCATGTTGAGATTTGCTTTCATGTGTTTGTTTTTTCATTAACGTGAGCAATAAAAAATGAAAAGAGATAGGATTGGGTTATTTGATATTATTTAATTGCAATCGATAAGATAAGAATAATTATCAAAAAATAGCGCTGTTTGTTTGTATTTTATTGATTAAATTATCCTTAATCGTTTTAGCAGCATTTTCAGGAAAACTGAACAGCCTGATATTTTTAGCCGGTCCGGGATCATCCGTTCCCGAAAAAATTAAATTTGCCTGGCCCTTCAACCGCAAAAAGTATGGAGAACTACAGCATTGTTATTTTTATCCTCGCCATCATGATAGGTCTGTCTGCCATGGCAGACAAAATAAGGTTGCCATACCCCGTGCTGCTCGTCACGGCAGGTATCGCCATCGGCTTCATACCCGGAATGCCGCAGATCATCATCAACCCCGAGATCATCTTCCTGATCTTCCTTCCCCCGCTCCTGTACGACGCGGCGTTCAATATCTCACTGCCCGAGTTCCGGAACAACTTCAGGATGATCAGCACACTGGCCTTTGCCCTCGTGTTCCTCACCACCGCCGGTATTGCCGTTACAGCCTATTATGTCATCCCCGGGATGACCTGGCCGCTGGCCTTTGCCCTCGGCGCCATCCTCTCGGCTACGGACGCTGTTGCTGCCATGAGCATCACCAAAGGGCTGGGCCTGCCGCATAAGACCATTACCATCCTGGAAGGAGAGAGCCTTATCAACGATGCTTCCGGGCTTATTGCTTACCGTTTTGCCGTAGCAGCTGTAGCAGGTACATCGTTCGTACTGTGGAAAGCCTCGCTGGAGTTCGTGGGGTTGATCCTGGGGGGCTGTTTCATCGGATGGATGCTGGGGCGGTTCCTGGGCTTTATCCTGAAGCGTGTAAAAGACGATCACATAGTAGCTATTAGCCTCACGCTGCTGATGCCCTTTGTGGCCTACCTGCTGGCGGAGACCCTGGGTGTTTCCGGCGTTATTGCCGTGGTCACCGGCGCTATCATGGTATCCCTGGTCATGCCCAAAACAATACCCGAGCAAACCAAGGTGCAGTCGAAAGCCATTTGGGATATCATCATCTTTCTCCTGAACGGGCTGATATTTATCCTCATCGGCCTGGAATTTCCCTATGTGATCGAAAGCATAGATCATGAGGACATCCTGCCGCTGATCGGTTACAGTTTCCTGATCTGCCTCGTTACCCTCGTGATCCGCATGGGCCGGGTGTATCTGCAGCATATCGGCCTGCAGAACGCCTTTCGAAAAAAGAATACCCGGAAGAACAAAAGGGCGTTGCTGGACTGGAAGAACTGTCTCATTATCGGCTGGTCCGGCATGCGGGGCATCGTTTCCCTGGCTACCGCCCTGGCATTGCCGCATCGCCTGAGCGACGGCACGCCGTTCCCGGAAAGGCATACCATCATTTTCATTGCCATAGTGGTGGTACTGATCACGCTGGTGGTGCAGGGAATGGGTTTGCCTTTGCTGGTGAAGGCGCTCCGGCTGCATAAAACGGATCAGGGCTGATCTTTTTTAACATATTCTTGACGGCCTGATGTGGATGAAAGCCGTAATTTCAGTGTTCATCAAAAAAAAGGAGGTATTCATGCAATCTACAGGATATTCATGGAAACCTTCAGTTAGTATCGCCTAACTGGGTTGCTCCATTCAAGAAAACTGTTGACGCAAAGCGTCTAAGGCTGTACCGGAAAGGTGCAGCCTTTTTTGTGACGCCTGACCCTCAGCCATTATTTCAGTACAACGATCTTGGCGGTATGCATGACCACCTGTGTACCCTTGTGCATGATCACGAGGAAGTAGGTAGCTGCCGGGAGACCGGTTACGGATATATCTCCTTCCTGATCGATATCATACTGCCGCAGTATTTGTCCCCATGCATTGGTGATCTGCATGCGCATGGCGGTACGCACGCCGC
This genomic stretch from Chitinophaga sp. XS-30 harbors:
- a CDS encoding polysaccharide lyase, with the protein product MKANLNMLPLVVFGLLAGSCTKQDAPEEKLSASTLDQQSAAVGIAAINSSFSVNWNGYPHQSTYTSSQAAADFGNVSGWNQSRAMISNGNLRVTLLKNALSGAGGLISNIDISDGSAYELDFTIRFHSAFDWSRGGKIGFGFSIGDGNTGGDPAWDGNGGTLRMMWYQNNSGRVYFQPYVYYRDQSGQFGETWGLTYPSSGSLNRGQTYHVHMYIKSNTGSSTNGRAQILIDGNVLLDKTIRWTTNDSKRLIRMLTFHTFRGGSQSYWESSSDGYIYYDDLVVNKLAN
- a CDS encoding Na+/H+ antiporter — translated: MENYSIVIFILAIMIGLSAMADKIRLPYPVLLVTAGIAIGFIPGMPQIIINPEIIFLIFLPPLLYDAAFNISLPEFRNNFRMISTLAFALVFLTTAGIAVTAYYVIPGMTWPLAFALGAILSATDAVAAMSITKGLGLPHKTITILEGESLINDASGLIAYRFAVAAVAGTSFVLWKASLEFVGLILGGCFIGWMLGRFLGFILKRVKDDHIVAISLTLLMPFVAYLLAETLGVSGVIAVVTGAIMVSLVMPKTIPEQTKVQSKAIWDIIIFLLNGLIFILIGLEFPYVIESIDHEDILPLIGYSFLICLVTLVIRMGRVYLQHIGLQNAFRKKNTRKNKRALLDWKNCLIIGWSGMRGIVSLATALALPHRLSDGTPFPERHTIIFIAIVVVLITLVVQGMGLPLLVKALRLHKTDQG